A window of Ruminococcus champanellensis 18P13 = JCM 17042 contains these coding sequences:
- a CDS encoding response regulator transcription factor, which translates to MAHILIIEDDSSINSMLRDALGNSGYTYAFSGTEGLLLLEREQFDLILLDLMLPGMRGDEVLRRGRQLTQAPFLVLSAVDSLESKVELLTPGGGRLHHQAL; encoded by the coding sequence ATGGCGCATATTTTAATTATCGAGGACGACAGCAGCATCAACAGTATGCTCCGGGATGCACTGGGCAACAGCGGCTATACCTATGCCTTTTCCGGCACGGAGGGTCTGCTGTTGCTGGAGCGGGAGCAGTTTGATCTGATCCTGCTGGATCTGATGCTGCCGGGGATGCGGGGCGATGAGGTGCTGCGCCGGGGGCGGCAGCTGACCCAGGCACCCTTTCTGGTGCTGTCGGCGGTGGATTCCCTGGAGAGCAAGGTGGAGCTTCTGACCCCTGGGGGCGGACGATTACATCACCAAGCCCTTTGA
- a CDS encoding winged helix-turn-helix domain-containing protein — translation MLVQLRKHQSPAVQITVGELTLEPALHRITVCGKEPSLTAREYRILELLMKNPTKIFSKQEIYESAWDSYYMGEDKTINVHISNIRQKLRRYMEQEYVETVWGIGFRMTQA, via the coding sequence GTGCTGGTACAGCTGCGGAAGCATCAGTCCCCGGCAGTGCAGATCACGGTGGGGGAGCTGACCTTGGAGCCTGCCCTGCATCGGATCACCGTCTGTGGCAAGGAGCCTTCCCTGACTGCCCGGGAGTACAGGATCCTGGAGCTTCTGATGAAGAATCCCACCAAGATCTTTTCCAAGCAGGAGATTTACGAGTCCGCCTGGGACAGCTATTATATGGGGGAGGACAAGACCATCAACGTGCATATCAGCAACATCCGGCAGAAGCTGCGCCGGTATATGGAGCAGGAGTATGTTGAAACCGTGTGGGGCATCGGGTTCCGGATGACGCAGGCATAG